TAAGAAGAATATTGTTAAGATCGCTGTCATGGATACCGGCATCGGCTTTAAGAAATCACTGTCGGAGAGATTCTTGCTAAAAGGCGATTATGAGGCCATCGATAGGGCCCTTCTTCAGGGGGCATCGCGGTACGCGGATGAGGGGAGGGGACATGGGCTTGCCGC
This region of Thermodesulfovibrionales bacterium genomic DNA includes:
- a CDS encoding ATP-binding protein, which encodes KKNIVKIAVMDTGIGFKKSLSERFLLKGDYEAIDRALLQGASRYADEGRGHGLAAVRRFVHDWNGKLSIRSGTAKLSIIPEWGWGKRKEVKLAYFPGAQINIMLPEV